The DNA region CATGCCCGACAGCGACAAGGATCACACGCCCTATACCAAGCGGGTCTGGGCCAGGACCATGATCGAAATGATGGAGCAGCTCGGTCATGTGCATTTCGCGCTCGCCGGCCACGACCGCGGCGGGCGGGTGTCATACCGCCTGGCGCTCGATCATCCCGGCCGGCTGTCGAAGCTCGCGGTGCTCGATATCGCGCCGACCTATGACTACTGGCAGAAGCTGAATCGGCTCTCCGCGCTGAAGATCTATCATTGGGCCTTCCTGGCGCAGCCTTTTCCGCTGCCGGAGACGCTGATCGCAGGCCACGGCGAATTCTTCCTCAAGGAAAAGATGGCGAGCCAGACCAAGAGCAAGACGCTCGATGCGATCGATCCGCGTGCGCTCGAACATTATATCGCGCCATTCCGCGATCCCGCGCGCATCCATGCGATGTGCGAGGACTACCGCGCCGGTGCCTTTGCCGATTACGAGATCGACAAGGCCGATGTCGACGCCGGCAACAAGATCACGGTCCCGATGCTGGCGCTGTGGGGTGATGCGGGCGTAGCGAGCGCGGCGACCACGCCGCTCGATACGTGGAAGAAGTGGGCAACGAATGTGTCGGGGGCGCCGGTAGATTCCGGGCATTTCCTGCCGGAGGAGAATCCGGATGTGACGGCGAAGTTGCTGCGCGAGTTTTTCCTGGCGGCGTAGCTCGTTT from Bradyrhizobium genosp. L includes:
- a CDS encoding alpha/beta fold hydrolase is translated as MPDLADLFPGYASKWINTSQGRIFARVGGSGPPLLLLHGFSSTHVMWHTVAPDLADKFTLIIPDLPGYGWSDMPDSDKDHTPYTKRVWARTMIEMMEQLGHVHFALAGHDRGGRVSYRLALDHPGRLSKLAVLDIAPTYDYWQKLNRLSALKIYHWAFLAQPFPLPETLIAGHGEFFLKEKMASQTKSKTLDAIDPRALEHYIAPFRDPARIHAMCEDYRAGAFADYEIDKADVDAGNKITVPMLALWGDAGVASAATTPLDTWKKWATNVSGAPVDSGHFLPEENPDVTAKLLREFFLAA